In the genome of Botrytis cinerea B05.10 chromosome 5, complete sequence, one region contains:
- the Bcerg10 gene encoding Bcerg10 encodes MSSVPPVYIVSAVRTPIGSFLGSLSSKSATELGGIAIKAAVERVPEIKPEDVEEIFFGNVLSANLGQNPARQCAIAGGLTEGVVCTTVNKVCASGTKAIILAAQTIITGNADIVVAGGTESMSNVPHYLPTLRNGAKYGDQTLVDGVLKDGLTDAYNKKEHMGMAAEECHVDHDISREQQDEYAINSYQKAQKATEAGLFKTEIVPVEVSGGRGKPNVKVERDDEVKNLNIEKLKAMRPAFLPNGGTVTAPNAAPLNDGASALVLVSEAKLKELGLKPLAKILGWGDAEKAPSKFTTAPSLAIPKALKHAKIDASAVDYYEINEAFSVVALANMKILGLDESKVNINGGAVAIGHPLGCSGARIVTTLVNVLREQKAKIGVAGICNGGGGASALVIESLQ; translated from the exons ATGTCTTCAGTTCCTCCTGTTTATATTGT CTCCGCTGTGAGAACGCCCATTGGTTCCTTCTTGGGTTCCCTCTCTAGCAAGAGTGCTACTGAGCTAGGTGGCATCGCCATCAAGG CTGCCGTTGAGCGTGTACCAGAGATCAAGCcagaagatgttgaggagATCTTCTTCGGCAATGTTTTGTCTGCAAA CTTGGGCCAAAACCCTGCTCGTCAATGTGCTATTGCTGGAGGACTCACTGAAGGCGTAGTCTGTACTACCGTCAACAAAGTTTGTGCTTCTGGAACCAAGGCGATCATTCTCGCTGCTCAGACAATCATCACAGGCAACGCCGATATTGTTGTAGCTGGTGGTACAGAGTCTATGTCTAATGTTCCTCACTACCTCCCAACCCTCCGAAATGGTGCCAAATATGGCGACCAAACTTTGGTAGATGGTGTTCTCAAGGATGGTCTCACTGATGCCTACAACAAGAAGGAGCACATGGGAATGGCTGCTGAAGAGTGCCACGTTGATCACGACATTAGCAGAGAGCAGCAAGATGAGTATGCTATCAATTCATATCAAAAGGCCCAAAAGGCAACCGAAGCTGGCCTTTTCAAGACCGAGATCGTTCCAGTGGAAGTTAGCGGTGGCCGTGGAAAGCCTAATGTCAAGGTtgagagagatgatgaggtCAAGAATTTGAACATTGAGAAGCTCAAGGCTATGAGACCAGCTTTCTTGCCAAATGGAGGAACCGTCACCGCACCAAACGCTGCACCACTTAACGATGGTGCTTCAGCTCTTGTTCTCGTCTCGGAAGCTAAGTTGAAGGAACTTGGTCTTAAGCCTTTGGCAAAGATCCTCGGTTGGGGTGATGCAGAAAAAGCTCCAAGCAAATTCACCACCGCACCATCATTGGCTATCCCTAAAGCTTTGAAGCACGCCAAGATCGATGCTTCAGCTGTTGATTATTACGAGATCAACGAGGCTTTCTCCGTTGTTGCTTTGGCAAATATGAAGATCCTCGGATTGGACGAATCCAAGGTCAACATCAACGGAGGTGCTGTCGCTATCGGACATCCTCTTGGTTGTTCCGGAGCTAGAATCGTCACCACATTGGTGAATGTGTTGAGAGAGCAAAAGGCAAAGATTGGTGTTGCCGGTATTTGCAACGGCGGTGGTGGAGCATCTGCTCTTGTCATTGAATCTTTACAGTAA
- the Bckre33 gene encoding Bckre33 — translation MVGQRKAVDQRIPALIRNGIQEKKRSFIVVVGDRTKDVIVHLHYIMSSMDMKQNKSVMWAYKNKLLGFTSHRKKRETKIKKEIKRGIREANTEDPFELFVSLHNIRYVYYKETEKILGNTFGMCILQDFEAITPNLLARTIETVEGGGLVVLLLKGMNSLKQLYTLSMDIHSRYRTEAHDDVTARFNERFILSLGKCESCLVIDDELNVLPISGGKNVKALPPPDLDEPKSESQIELDSMKEALQDTQPVGSLVTLAKTVDQAKALLTFVDAIAEKTLRNTVTLTAGRGRGKSAALGVAVAAAVAHGYSNIFITSPSPENLKTLFEFIFKGFDALNYMDHVDYSIIQSTNPDFNKAIVRVNIHRQHRQTIQYIRPQDAHVLGQAELLVIDEAAAIPLPLVKKLMGPYLVFMASTINGYEGTGRSLSLKLIKQLREQSRGSTNGTEDVEVADRSSGKAAAKGADNSFSGGRSLREITLSEPIRYAQGDAVEKWLNQLLCLDATLPRSRLNTLQGCPDPSQCQLLNVNRDTLFSFHDVSEKFLQQMIALYVASHYKNTPDDLQLMSDAPAHQLFVLVPPIEENSKHLPEPLCVIQVALEGKISKQSVMNSLSRGQRAAGDLIPWLVSQQFQDDDFAGLSGARVVRIATNPDYIKMGYGSKALELLTAFYEGKFTNLSEDMNDYAEETITRVTDEELTSSSLLEDNIKVRDIRKMPPLFSKLSEKRPDNLDYIGVSYGLTQPLHRFWKRASFVPLYLRQTPNELTGEHTCVMVRTLENSEDREWESAFSRDFHRRFLSLLSYQFREFPSVLALSIDESANAGSKSDSEAEPKPLSKEELDKLMSPFDLKRLESYANNMLDYHVILDLIPTLANLYFTGRLKSNIKLTGIQSSILLAVGLQRKDLTAIESELSLPSSQLLAMFIKIMRKMSSHFGDLVSGAIEAEMPGRENIGVSREDANEALDDEVVDDRFVPLEQGLEEELEEGGDEAMKALKEKQRELIDALPLDQYEIEAGAPGWAEAEKQVKNAAKSGKKDIVVGVKSAKSKRKAGESAAEIYEQEMGEKAHKKAKKGGKRGH, via the exons ATGGTCGGCCAACGAAAAGCAGT TGATCAGCGCATCCCCGCGCTCATTCGCAATGGCatccaagagaagaaacgAAGCTTCATTGTCGTTGTTGGAGATAGAACGAAGGATGTCATCGTACATCTACACTATATTATGTCCAGTATGGACATGAAACAGAACAAATCAGTCATGTGGGCATATAAAAACAAGCTTCTTGGATTCACGAG TcatcgaaagaagagagaaactAAAATTAAGAAGGAAATCAAACGTGGAATTAGAGAAGCAAATACTGAAGATCCTTTCGAACTTTTCGTGTCGCTGCACAACATTCGATATGTTTACTACAAGGAAACCGAGAAAATTCTGGGAAACACTTTCGGAATGTGTATATTGCAGGATTTCGAAGCCATCACACCAAACCTTCTAGCCAGAACTATTGAAACAGTTGAAGGTGGAGGGCTTGTGGTTTTATTGCTGAAAGGCATGAACAGTTTGAAGCAATTGTACACATTGTCTATGGATATCCATTCTCGATACCGAACCGAAGCGCATGACGATGTCACTGCCAGATTCAACGAACGATTCATTTTGTCCCTTGGAAAATGCGAGTCCTGCTTAGTAATTGACGACGAGCTGAATGTTCTTCCTATATCTGGAGGAAAGAACGTGAAAGCTTTACCTCCGCCAGATCTGGACGAGCCAAAAAGCGAATCACAGATAGAATTGGATAGTATGAAAGAAGCCCTGCAAGACACACAACCTGTTGGATCTCTCGTCACTTTAGCAAAGACTGTGGACCAAGCCAAAGCTCTCCTCACTTTCGTAGACGCTATCGCTGAAAAAACCTTGAGGAACACTGTCACATTAACTGCCGGTAGAGGACGTGGAAAGTCTGCAGCTCTTGGTGTGGCTGTGGCAGCAGCCGTCGCGCATGGATATAGTAACATTTTCATCACATCCCCAAGTCCAGAGAATTTGAAGACCTTGTTCGAATTTATCTTCAAAGGTTTCGATGCTCTTAACTACATGGATCACGTCGACTACTCGATCATACAATCTACAAACCCCGATTTTAACAAAGCAATTGTTCGAGTTAATATTCATCGTCAACATCGTCAAACTATCCAATATATCAGACCACAGGATGCGCATGTTCTTGGCCAAGCTGAATTATTGGTCATCGATGAAGCTGCTGCAATACCGCTGCCACTCGTGAAGAAGCTTATGGGCCCTTACTTAGTATTTATGGCATCCACCATTAACGGATACGAAGGTACTGGAAGATCTctatctttgaaattgatcaaaCAACTCCGAGAACAATCTAGAGGATCGACAAATGGAACAGAAGATGTTGAGGTAGCTGATCGATCAAGTGGCAAGGCTGCTGCTAAAGGTGCCGACAATAGCTTCTCGGGAGGTCGCTCGCTAAGAGAGATTACCTTGTCTGAGCCTATTCGTTATGCACAAGGTGACGCCGTTGAGAAATGGCTCAATCAATTACTCTGCCTTGACGCCACTTTACCTCGCTCGAGATTAAACACTCTTCAAGGATGCCCAGATCCTTCACAATGTCAACTGCTCAACGTCAATCGTGATaccctcttttccttccatgaTGTTTCCGAAAAGTTCTTGCAGCAAATGATTGCTCTTTATGTCGCGAGTCATTACAAAAATACCCCAGATGACCTTCAATTGATGAGCGATGCTCCAGCTCATCAATTATTTGTCCTTGTTCCACCTATTGAAGAGAATAGCAAACACTTACCAGAACCTCTCTGCGTAATTCAAGTCGCCCTCGAAGGAAAGATTAGCAAGCAAAGTGTCATGAACAGCCTGAGTAGAGGTCAGCGAGCAGCTGGTGATCTCATTCCCTGGTTGGTCAGTCAACAATTTCAAGACGATGATTTCGCTGGTCTCTCTGGAGCACGTGTAGTCAGAATAGCAACAAATCCTGATTACATCAAGATGGGTTATGGAAGCAAAGCGCTTGAGCTTCTTACTGCTTTCTACGAAGGTAAATTTACTAACCTTTCagaagatatgaatgatTACGCAGAAGAGACAATCACTCGTGTCACGGACGAGGAGTTGACAAGTTCATCTCTTCTTGAGGATAACATCAAGGTTAGGGACATCAGAAAGATGCCACCCCTTTTCTCAAAATTGTCCGAAAAGCGACCCGACAACCTAGATTATATTGGTGTGAGTTACGGCCTTACTCAACCTCTGCACAGATTCTGGAAAAGAGCTTCATTTGTTCCCCTCTATCTTCGTCAAACACCAAACGAACTGACAGGAGAGCACACTTGTGTTATGGTTCGCACCCTGGAGAATAGTGAAGATAGGGAATGGGAGTCTGCGTTCTCTAGAGATTTCCATCGCAGATTCTTGTCCCTTCTTTCATACCAATTCCGTGAATTTCCTTCAGTTTTGGCCTTGAGCATTGACGAATCTGCAAACGCTGGTTCAAAATCTGACTCAGAAGCCGAACCCAAGCCACtttcaaaagaagaattagaCAAACTTATGTCACCCTTTGATCTCAAACGTCTGGAATCATATGCAAATAACATGCTCGATTATCACGTCATTTTGGATCTCATTCCAACACTTGCGAACTTATATTTCACTGGTCGCTTGAAATCCAACATTAAGCTTACTGGCATTCAATCATCGATATTACTTGCCGTTGGCTTGCAGAGAAAGGATCTGACAGCCATTGAGTCTGAATTATctcttccatcatctcaACTCTTAGCCATGTTCATCAAGATCATGCGTAAGATGAGTTCACACTTTGGTGACTTGGTTTCCGGTGCTATTGAAGCTGAGATGCCAGGGCGGGAAAATATCGGTGTCAGTAGAGAAGATGCAAATGAAGCTTTGGACGATGAGGTTGTAGATGATAGATTCGTACCTCTAGAACAAGGactcgaagaagaattggaggAGGGTGGAGATGAAGCTATGAAAGCTTTGAAGGAGAAGCAAAGGGAGCTTATTGACGCTCTCCCTTTAGACCA ATATGAAATCGAAGCAGGAGCACCAGGGTGGGCAGAAGCCGAGAAGCAAGTCAAAAATGCTGCTAAATCTGGAAAGAAGGATATAGTGGTTGGTGTAAAGAGTGCGAAATCCAAGAGAAAGGCAGGGGAATCGGCGGCAGAGATCTATGAACAAGAGATGGGTGAAAAGGCGCATaaaaaggcaaagaaggGTGGTAAAAGGGGTCACTAG
- the Bcsmx2 gene encoding Bcsmx2 produces the protein MPQAQPELKKYLDKRLFVQLNGSRKVIGVLRGYDVFLNIVLDDAVEEKEGGEKVKIGMVVIRGNSVVMLEALERIGGGRENREQH, from the exons ATGCCTCAAGCTCAGCCTGAGCTCAAGAAG TACCTCGATAAGAGACTATTTGTGCAGTTGAACGGTAGCAGAAAGGTTATTGGTGTTTTGAGAGGCTACGAT GTTTTCTTAAACATTGTGCTAGACGATGCAGTtgaggagaaagagggtgGTGAGAAAGTAAAGATTGGAATGGTT GTTATCCGCGGAAACTCAGTCGTTATGCTCGAGGCATTGGAGAGAATAGGTGGAGGAAGGGAAAACCGTGAACAGCATTAG
- the Bccdc1 gene encoding Bccdc1: MAAFPNHSQYTHSTRDHFREPPSIWRRLLLVLPTDLAVALQRMADQQNFNAVGGKTSRIPRLVRGWVRDWSWRRALSLPHLLVCVWVVVLLSGERWVFEEAVRACAWEEWERWPPNTTPHHLIFLADPQLTDPHSYPDRPWPLSTFTVWHTDNYMKRSYIQLSKQLHPDTIFFLGDLFDGGREWKTAHGNSEDQAWAKGRRPAKEQKHLESWGKRYGEDFWLKEYGRFSRIFSDNWNLGGTEAGVGQRGRKLIASLPGNHDLGFGAQIKVPIRDRFEVYFGDVNRVDVIANHTFVSVDSVSLSAGASERPISETAPITKPVEEFLNNVQVSKRKAVARELDFQAGKERAIQYSHSVQDVELADYAHLPTLDPGPNGAEFPTILLTHVPLYRNPGTPCGPLREHWPPTPPPKGQTMPVIPDHRNAISVSKGYQYQNVLGDDDSKKLISKIGNVVSVFSGDDHDYCELVHPEDKNHAREITVKSMNWAMGIRKPGFLMLSMWNPVGADGKPLHSVPTGHGAENTHTSTTMESHLCLLPDQIGILINYGILVGISLLLLIIRAILVPFTNLTPFALDSKGSSSGPGSPIDSEFSLLPTSIKDLKREDEEEKDRRSEGNSSTSSTATVNNVASRTSRTRTSSPANGYGLPGQGQGFSNGVPYQQAQPLIEKAGYYGGLEGRIRWESEREFEMEMERERKRKVEIERRRNYKPWRIVAWWGGFRATTMGRVLREVGCSVWRVLWVVGAVFMWFTWFG; encoded by the exons ATGGCAGCTTTTCCAAATCATTCTCAATACACCCATTCGACGCGCGATCATTTTAGAGAACCGCCTTCGATCTGGAGAAGGTTATTATTGGTTTTACCGACGGATCTGGCCGTGGCTTTGCAGAGGATGGCAGACCAACAGAACTTCAATGCGGTCGGGGGGAAGACGTCGAGAATACCGAGATTAGTGAGGGGGTGGGTGAGAGATTGGAGCTGGAGACGAGCTCTTAGTTTACCGCATTTGTTGGTGTGTGTTTGGGTGGTCGTTTTGTTGTCTGGAGAGCGTTGGGTTTTTGAGGAAGCTGTGCGAGCTTGTGCGTGGGAGGAATGGGAGAGATGG CCTCCAAATACTACGCCGCACCACTTAATCTTTCTGGCAGATCCTCAATTGACGGATCCGCATTCATATCCTGACAGGCCATGGCCGCTGTCGACTTTTACGGTATGGCATACGGATAACTATATGAAGAGGTCTTATATACAACTTTCGAAACAATTACATCCAGATACTATATTCTTCTTGGGGGATTTATTTGACggaggaagagaatggaagacCGCGCATGGAAATTCAGAAGATCAAGCATGGGCAAAAGGAAGACGACCAGCAAAAGAGCAGAAACACTTGGAGAGTTGGGGGAAAAGATACGGAGAGGACTTTTGGCTGAAGGAATACGGTCGATTCTCTAGGATCTTCTCGGACAATTGGAATCTAGGAGGAACAGAGGCTGGAGTTGGGCAGAGAGGACGAAAGCTCATCGCAAGTCTACCAGGAAATCATGATTTGGGTTTCGGCGCACAAATTAAGGTGCCAATTCGTGATCGATTCGAGGTTTACTTTGGAGATGTAAACAGAGTGGATGTCATTGCAAATCATACCTTTGTTTCTGTGGATTCGGTATCGTTGAGTGCTGGAGCATCAGAACGCCCAATTAGTGAAACTGCACCTATCACCAAACCAGTTGAGGAATTTCTAAACAATGTCCAAGTCTCCAAACGAAAAGCCGTGGCTAGAGAATTGGACTTTCAGgctggaaaggaaagagctATACAATATTCTCACTCAGTTCAGGATGTTGAATTGGCAGATTACGCACACTTACCAACTCTTGATCCTGGACCAAATGGTGCTGAATTTCCTACCATTCTCCTTACTCATGTACCGCTCTATCGAAATCCTGGAACTCCATGCGGTCCTCTTCGAGAACATTGGCCACCAACTCCGCCTCCAAAGGGTCAGACCATGCCAGTCATACCCGATCATAGAAATGCCATTAGTGTATCCAAAGgataccaataccaaaatGTTCTCGGCGATGATGACTCTAAAAAACTAATCTCGAAAATTGGCAATGTAGTTTCTGTCTTCTCAGGCGATGACCATGATTATTGCGAATTGGTACATCCAGAAGACAAAAATCACGCCCGAGAAATCACAGTCAAAAGTATGAATTGGGCAATGGGAATTCGAAAACCCGGGTTTCTCATGCTAAGTATGTGGAATCCAGTTGGTGCGGATGGAAAACCTTTACATTCGGTTCCTACAGGTCACGGGGCTGAGAACACACATACTTCCACGACGATGGAATCGCATCTTTGTCTATTGCCGGACCAAATTGGTATTCTCATAAATTATGGCATTTTGGTGGGGATCtcacttcttctcttgatcaTTCGAGCGATTCTCGTGCCTTTTACAAATCTTACCCCTTTCGCTCTTGATTCAAAAGGATCTTCTTCGGGCCCGGGTAGTCCAATCGATTCCGAATTCTCGCTTTTGCCAACTAGCATCAAAGATCTCAAAcgcgaagatgaagaggaaaaggatcGGAGGAGTGAAGGGAATTCCTCAACTTCGAGTACGGCTACGGTTAATAATGTCGCAAGTCGTACTTCTCGAACGAGAACCTCGAGTCCGGCGAATGGATATGGATTACCGGGACAGGGACAGGGGTTTTCAAATGGAGTTCCGTATCAACAGGCTCAGCCGTTGATTGAAAAGGCGGGATATTATGGGGGGTTAGAGGGGAGGATTAGGTGGGAAAGTGAGAGGGAatttgagatggaaatggaaagggagaggaagaggaaagtggaaatagagaggaggaggaattATAAACCTTGGAGGATAGTGGCCTGGTGGGGCGGATTTAGAGCCACGACAATGGGAAGAGTACTAAGGGAGGTGGGGTGTAGTGTTTGGCGAGTGTTGTGGGTGGTTGGCGCAGTTTTCATGTGGTTTACTTGGTTTGGTTAG
- the Bchex3 gene encoding Bchex3 has protein sequence MAIMAEKGAPSQSLVARQNAAKAHGLMGMLKNPYVFLTCLFASLGCMMYGYDQGVMSPVLVMENFENEFPTLTSSTLQGWLVASLELGAWFGALFNGYLADKISRKYSMMVAVLIFTLGTGLQTGAQNPSYFFAGRIIGGVGIGMFSMVIPLYQAEIAPPELRGSLVSLQQLSITIGTTIAFWLDFGFSFSGGNKCKPEGIANPYLADGTYNAAANHGHPCTGQNQISWRVPLALQLIPAWTLFIGMFFFPFSPRWLMLKHREEEAIASLCKLRRLDANDPLLRAEFLEIKAAVMFDEETQAEQIGTGGMMAPWKALFVPHVFKRIFLGCGMMVFQQFTGINAVLYYAPQIFASFGFSSTTTTLLATGVTGILQVLFTLPAVLYLDKFGRKTFLIAGAIGMCICHIVVAAVEGVYEDQWNLNEGLAVTQGWVAIVFIWLFAVNFAYSWGPVTWVLAQEIFPASVRSRGVSLVASTNWMFNFVIGLTTKDMLDSMKYGTYIFFAVFSAGGGFFIWKFFPETKDKTLEELDVYFGGSIESIAAADKARMQSINERLGIANAESPEDIKLNNEEKIATTTHQEL, from the exons ATGGCCATCATGGCGGAAAAAGGGGCTCCGAGCCAGTCGCTCGTTGCTCGACAGAATGCAGCAAAAGCTCATGGTCTCATGGGAATGCTTAAGAATCCATATGTGTTTTTGACATGTTTATTCGCATCGTTGGGTTGTATGATGTATG GTTACGACCAAGGAGTCATGTCCCCAGTCCTGGTTATGGAAAACTTCGAGAACGAATTCCCAACTCTCACCTCATCGACACTTCAAGGATGGCTCGTTGCCTCCCTTGAACTTGGTGCCTGGTTTGGTGCTCTTTTCAACGGATATCTCGCAGataaaatctcaagaaaATATAGTATGATGGTTGCCGTTCTCATTTTCACACTCGGTACCGGCCTCCAAACTGGCGCTCAGAACCCATCATACTTCTTCGCAGGTCGTATTATCGGTGGTGTGGGTATTGGTATGTTTTCCATGGTCATTCCATTATACCAAGCAGAAATTGCCCCTCCAGAACTCAGAGGATCGTTGGTATCACTTCAACAACTCTCCATTACCATCGGAACTACCATTGCTTTCTGGCTTGACTTCGGCTTCTCCTTCTCCGGGGGAAACAAGTGCAAGCCAGAAGGTATTGCAAACCCATATCTGGCCGATGGCACCTATAATGCTGCTGCAAATCACGGACACCCTTGTACCGGTCAGAACCAAATTTCCTGGAGAGTCCCATTGGCATTGCAGTTGATCCCGGCATGGACCCTTTTCATTGGAATGttcttcttcccattttCTCCTAGAtggttgatgttgaagcATCGTGAGGAAGAGGCCATTGCATCTCTGTGCAAACTCAGACGTCTTGACGCCAATGATCCATTATTGCGAGCCGAGTTCCTCGAAATTAAGGCCGCTGTCATGTTTGACGAGGAAACCCAAGCGGAACAAATTGGCACCGGTGGAATGATGGCCCCATGGAAAGCATTGTTCGTTCCTCATGTATTCAAGAGAATCTTCCTGGGATGTGGCATGATGGTATTCCAACAGTTCACTGGTATCAACGCCGTCTTGTACTATGCCCCGCAAATTTTCGCCAGTTTCGGTTTCTCGAGCACTACCACCACTCTTCTCGCTACTGGAGTCACTGGTATCTTGCAAGTCCTCTTCACTCTACCAGCTGTCCTGTACCTCGATAAATTCGGTCGCAAGACTTTCCTCATTGCTGGTGCCATCGGTATGTGTATCTGCCACATCGTTGTCGCTGCCGTCGAAGGTGTTTACGAAGACCAATGGAACCTCAACGAAGGCCTCGCTGTTACACAAGGGTGGGTCGCCATCGTGTTCATTTGGTTATTCGCGGTTAACTTCGCCTATTCTTGGGGACCTGTCACTTGGGTTCTTGCTCAAGAAATCTTCCCAGCCAGTGTCAGATCCCGTGGTGTTTCCCTTGTCGCATCTACCAACTGGATGTTCAACTTTGTCATTGGCTTGACCACCAAAGACATGCTCGACTCCATGAAATATGGTACATACATCTTCTTTGCTGTATTCAGCGCCGGAGGTGGTTTCTTCATCTGGAAATTCTTCCCTGAAACTAAGGACAAGACATTGGAGGAACTCGATGTGTATTTTGGCGGTAGCATTGAAAGTATTGCGGCTGCAGATAAAGCAAGAATGCAAAGTATCAACGAGAGACTTGGCATCGCTAATGCCGAGAGCCCTGAAGATATCAAGTTGAACAACGAGGAGAAGATTGCGACGACTACTCACCAAGAATTGTAG